From Bradyrhizobium sp. 4:
CGTAGGCGTTCGCGGACCAGCCAGTATGGCAGCCAGGCCAGTCCCATCCCCTGTGTAGCGGCGTCCGCAATCGCGTCGAGATCGTCGAGCCTGAGCCTTCCCGCCGGCATGATTTCGCTCGGAGGCTGGCCTTCGCGGGGAAACAGCCACGGCCGGACGCGTCCGGAGCGGCGATAGATGATCGCTTGGTGTGCGGCGAGATCGTCGAGCGATTTCGGCTTGCCGTTGGCGCGCAGATAGGAGCGCGAACCGCACACCACCATGCGCTGGCTTGCGATGCGCCGCGTCATCAGGCCGGATTGATCGTTTAGATCGCCGGTCCGGATCGCAAGATCATAGCGGGCCTCGATGATGTCAGCGATCGGGTCGCCGAACGAGAGATCGAGCTCCAGATGGGGATATCGTCGCGCGAGCTTCATCAGCAAGGGGGCGATGCAGTGCCGGCCCAGCAGGGCGGGCATGGTCACGCGAAGCCGGCCACGCGGCTCGGACAATTCGTCGGAAGCGACGGCATCGGCGGCCTCGGCTTCGGCGAGCACAGTGCGGCAGCGCTCGTAATAGGCTTGGCCTGTCTCGGTCAGGCTCTGGCGCCGTGTGGTGCGGTTGAGGAGGCGGACGTCCAAGCGTTGTTCGAGGAAGCGAACGTGCTTGCCGACCATTGGCCCCGACATTTCGAGCGCATCGGCGGCAGCGGCGAACGAACCCACGTCAACCGCCTTGACGAAGACGGCCATGCTGGTCAGGCGGTCCATGATTGCAAACTCCTGGTTTCGACTGTTTTGCCGTTTGATCGCTTTATGCGCTGCCGCGCGGTTGGCATAGCTCCATTCAATTCAATTGTTTTGGAGTGTGTTCATGGCGCGCGTCGTTCGCTTCCACAGACATGATGGCCCCGAGGTGCTGCGCATCGAGACCGTTGACGTCGCGCCGCCAGGAAGGTGCGAGGTGCAGATCAGGGTCAAGGCCCTCGGGCTCAATCGCGCGGAAGCGCTCTTGCGAGCGGGGACCTATATCGAGACCGCGACCTTTCCGTCCGGCCTTGGTCTCGAGGCCGCCGGCATCGTCGAGGCGATCGGCGAAGGCGTGAGCGGCTTCTCGCCGGGGGAGGTCGTCAGCATCGTGCCGCCCGTGTCGATGGTGCGATGGCCGGCCTATGGCGAGCTCGTCACGTTTCCGGCGGAGTTCGTTGTGAAGCACCCGCCCGAGCTCGGCTTCGACGCGGCGGCCGCGGTATGGATGCAATATCTGACGGCGTTCGGTGCTCTGGTCGATATTGCTGGGCTAAAGCGAGGGGAGGCAGTCGTTATTACGGCGGCGTCGAGCAGTGTCGGGCTTGCAGCGATTCAGATCGCGAACCGGATTGGTGCGATGCCGATTGCAGTGACGCGAACCTCGATCAAGCGGCAAGCCTTGCGCGATGCTGGCGCCGCCGACGTCATCGCCTCGGTGGAAGAGGACATCGGGTCGCGCCTGGAGGACATTGTCGGCTCAAACGGCGTCCGCGTGGTGTTCGACGCGGTCGGCGGTCCCATATTTGAGCCGCTCACCGCCGCGATGTCGCCGGGTGGCGTTCTCATCGAATATGGCGGCCTGAGCCCCGAGCCGACGCCATTTCCGCTGGTCAACGTCCTGACCAAGAGCCTGACGCTGCGCGGCTATCTCGTGCACGAGATCATCCGCGACCCCACGCGGCTTGCGAAGGCGAAGGCGTTCATCCTCGATGGGCTTTCGGGTGGTGCCTTGCGTCCGATCATCGCCAAAACGTTTCGCTTTGACGAGATCGTCGAGGCGCACCGTTTTCTGGAGTCAAACATGCAGGTCGGAAAAATCGTGGTGTCGATCTGAGCGAACGATCGTCCTGGACAAACGATTTCCGCACCCGCATCACGGATTACGCCTTCGGCTCCTCCACCCTGCGCACCGAGCCTGCCTCACGTCCCGCAGAACGTCTGCAGCACCCGCTGGTCCGGCAGCGGGGGATCGGCGTAGGCGGCGTAGTCCGGCTGGTCATCGAACGGCTTTGCCAGCACCTTCACCAATTCCTCGAAAGGCGCGTAGTTGTCATCGTTGACCGCGGCCTGGATCACGGCCTCGATGCGGTGGTTGCGCGGGATGAAGATCGGGTTGACGGCGTGCATGGCTGCTTGCCGTTCGGCTGCGCTCTGCGGCTCCAGCGCCGTGCGCTCGTGCCAGCGCCTGGCCCACTCGTCGAACGCCGCGGGGTCCATGAATTGCGCGCGTGCATCGTCGGCAGCAGGATCGCCAGCGGCGTCACCGAGTTTGCGGAAGGTGAGGGTGAAGTCGGCCTGGTTCTTGGCCATGGCGTCGAGCAGGTCCTGGATCAGCGCATCGTCGCCGTCGCGCTCCGTGAACAGGCCGATCTTCTTGCGCAGGCCCGCCTGATAGGCGTCGCTGAACGTCTCGGAGAAGGCGCCGAGAATGTCCTGGGCATCGGCGACCGCCTTCTCCTGCTCCTCGCCGAACAACGGCAACAGGCATTCGGCCAGCCGGGTCAGATTCCACAGCGCAATGCGCGGCTGGTTGGCATAGGCGTAGCGGCCCATCTCGTCGATCGAGGAAAACACCTGCGCCGGATTGTAGGCATCCATGAAAGCGCAGGGGCCATAATCGATGGTCTCGCCCGAGATCGAGCTGTTGTCGGTGTTCATCACGCCATGGATGAAACCGACCAGCAGCCAGCGTGCGACGAGATCGGCCTGGCGCGCGACGACGCCACCGAGCAGCGCGTGATAGGGCCGCTCGGCGCCGAGCAGCTCCGGATAGTGCCTCGCGATGACATGGTCGGCGAGCCGGCGAATGGCATCGGTGTCGCGGCGAACGGCGAAGAACTGGAAGGTCCCGACGCGGATGTGGCTCGAGGCGACGCGGGTCAGCACCGCGCCTGGCAGCGCGGTCTCGCGGATGACGTGCTCGCCGGTGACGACGGCAGCGAGTGAGCGCGTGGTCGGAATGCCGAGCGCGAACATCGCTTCGCTGACGATGTATTCGCGCAGCACCGGCCCGAGCGCGGCACGGCCGTCGCCGCGGCGGGAGAACGGAGTGGGACCCGAGCCCTTGAGCTGGATGTCGCGGCGGATGCCGTCCTTGTCGATGACCTCGCCGAGCAGCACCGCCCTTCCGTCGCCCAGCTGCGGTACGAATTGCCCGAACTGGTGGCCGGCATAGGCCATGGCGATCGGATCGGCACCGGCGGGAACCGTCTTGCCCGCCAGGATTTCGGCGCCCTCAGGGGTCTCCAGCACATCTGGATCGAGCCCGAGCTGGACTGCCAGCGGCCTGTTCAGCTTGATGAGCCGGGGCGCCGCCACCGGCGTCGGTGCGACACGGGCGAAAAAGCTGTCCGGCAGCGCCGAATAGGAGTTCTGGAACGGGAAATGGACTGTCATGGCCTCAAGATAGGCGTGGAACGCCGGATGGCAAAGGCTTGAGCCCGGATTGGGCAAAAAGGGGCACTTCCAGCCGAAAACAGGGCGTTCCCTTGGTTGCCGCTTGGGGCCTCGTCGGGTAAACCCTGCCGCAACTTCGGACCGGTCGTTTCAGGCCGTCCGATTCGATCCTCAGACATCATTTTGGGACGACCATGCATCGCTACCGGTCACATACATGCGGCGCGCTCCGCGAGAGCAACATCGGCGAGACGGTCCGCCTTTCAGGCTGGGTCCATCGCGTTCGCGACCATGGCGGCGTGCTGTTCATCGACCTGCGCGACCATTACGGCCTGACCCAGTGCGTGGTCGATCCGGACTCGCCGGCGTTCTCGCAGGCCGAGAAGCTGCGCTCGGAATTCGTGGTCAAGATGGACGGCAAGGTCCGTCGCCGCCCCGAAGGCACCGACAATGACGATTTGCCGACCGGCAAGATCGAGATCTATGTCACCGAGATCGAGGTACTGGGCCCGGCCGGCGACCTGCCGCTGCCGGTGTTCGGCGACCAGGAATATCCCGAGGACATTAGGCTCAAGTACCGCTTCCTCGACCTGCGTCGTGAGAAGCTGCACCAGAACATCATGACGCGCGTCGACATCACCAAGTCGATGCGTCGGCGCATGGAGGGGCAGGGCTTCTTCGAGTTCAACACCCCGATCCTGACCGCATCCTCGCCGGAAGGCGCGCGCGACTTCCTGGTGCCCTCGCGCATCCATCCCGGCAAGTTCTACGCGCTGCCGCAGGCGCCGCAGCAGTACAAGCAGCTGTTGATGATGTCGGGCTTCGATCGCTACTTCCAGATCGCGCCCTGCTTCCGCGACGAGGACCCGCGCGCGGATCGTCTGCCGGGCGAGTTCTACCAGCTCGACGTCGAGATGAGCTTTGTCACGCAGGAAGACGTCTTCGCCGCGATGGAGCCCGTCATCACTGGCGTGTTCGAGGAGTTTGCCAAGGGCAAGCCGGTGACCAAGGGCTGGCGCCGGATTCCGTTCGCGGAAGCCTTGCGCAAATACGGCTCCGACAAGCCGGACCTGCGCAACCCGATCGAGATGCAGGATGTGTCCGAACACTTCCGCGGCTCCGGCTTCAAGGTGTTCGCGCGGATGTTGGAGGACCCCAAGAACCAGGTGTGGGCGATCCCGGCGCCGGGCGGCGGCTCTCGCGCCTTCTGCGACCGCATGAATTCATGGGCGCAGGGCGAGGGCCAGCCCGGCCTCGGCTACATCATGTGGCGCGAGGGCGGCGAAGGTGCCGGTCCGCTTGCCAACAACATCGGTGCTGAGCGCACCGCCGCGATCCGCGCCCAGATCGGCGTGAAGGAAGGCGATGCCGCGTTCTTCGTCGCCGGCGATCCCGACAAGTTCTGGAAGTTTTCAGGATTAGCCCGCAACAAGGTCGGAGAGGAGCTGAACCTCACCGACAAGGAGCGGTTCGAGCTGGCCTGGATCGTCGACTTCCCGATGTACGAGTACAATGAGGAAGACAAGAAGGTCGACTTCTCGCACAACCCATTCTCGATGCCACAGGGCGGTCTCGATGCCTTGAAGGGCCAGGACCCGCTGACCATCAAGGCGTTCCAGTACGACATTACCTGCAACGGCTACGAGATCGCCTCGGGCGGTATCCGCAACCACGTGCCGCAAGCGATGGTGAAGGCGTTCGAGATCGCCGGCTATGGCGAGCAGGAAGTCGTCGATCGCTTCGGCGGCATGTACCGTGCCTTCCAGTACGGCGCCCCGCCGCATGGCGGCATGGCCGCCGGCGTCGACCGCATCGTCATGCTCTTGTGCGGCACCAACAATCTGCGCGAGATCTCGCTGTTCCCGATGAACCAGCAGGCCATGGACCTCCTGATGGGCGCGCCGTCGGAGCCCAGCCCCAAGCAGCTCCGCGAGCTGCATGTGAAGGTGAATCTGCCGCAGAAGTGAGGCTGTCTCCACGGCGTCATTGCGAGTAGCGAAGCAATCCAGAATCTTTCCGCGGAGGGACTCTGGATTGCTTCGCTTCGCTCGCAATGACGGGGAGGGATTTTCGCCGGTCCAATTGCCGTCCCCGCGCGCAGCGTCGTTCCCTACAGCCCCGTCGACGCCTCGATCCTGAACTGGGCAAGCGCGCTCGGTGGGTCGGTTTGCAAGAGCTGCATCAATTGCATCAGCGGTGCCTTGGCGCGCGGGGACAGCTTGATGGAAAGCGTCTGGCCCGGCGTCTCGACGAAGCGGGCGATCGCGTCCACGGCCGCGTTCGCATCCGGATTGGCGGAAGCAACTTGCTCGCGTTTAGCCGTGATGCTCTCGACGAGCGCTTGGCGTGCGGTATCGCGGCTTACATTCTGCATGCGCGCGAACTGCGCCGCGACGAGATCGACGACACCGCTATCGCGCAATGAGAATTCGAGTGTGCCCGCCTCGATGCGTGCCGCCTGGCCCATGAGCTGAGCGGGATCGGTCGAAAACACCTCA
This genomic window contains:
- a CDS encoding LysR family transcriptional regulator → MDRLTSMAVFVKAVDVGSFAAAADALEMSGPMVGKHVRFLEQRLDVRLLNRTTRRQSLTETGQAYYERCRTVLAEAEAADAVASDELSEPRGRLRVTMPALLGRHCIAPLLMKLARRYPHLELDLSFGDPIADIIEARYDLAIRTGDLNDQSGLMTRRIASQRMVVCGSRSYLRANGKPKSLDDLAAHQAIIYRRSGRVRPWLFPREGQPPSEIMPAGRLRLDDLDAIADAATQGMGLAWLPYWLVRERLRAGTLINLLSGQPGFLYDCHALWPRSPRMPPKVRAAVDALAAVLPKLMT
- a CDS encoding zinc-dependent alcohol dehydrogenase family protein, which translates into the protein MARVVRFHRHDGPEVLRIETVDVAPPGRCEVQIRVKALGLNRAEALLRAGTYIETATFPSGLGLEAAGIVEAIGEGVSGFSPGEVVSIVPPVSMVRWPAYGELVTFPAEFVVKHPPELGFDAAAAVWMQYLTAFGALVDIAGLKRGEAVVITAASSSVGLAAIQIANRIGAMPIAVTRTSIKRQALRDAGAADVIASVEEDIGSRLEDIVGSNGVRVVFDAVGGPIFEPLTAAMSPGGVLIEYGGLSPEPTPFPLVNVLTKSLTLRGYLVHEIIRDPTRLAKAKAFILDGLSGGALRPIIAKTFRFDEIVEAHRFLESNMQVGKIVVSI
- a CDS encoding protein adenylyltransferase SelO, which produces MTVHFPFQNSYSALPDSFFARVAPTPVAAPRLIKLNRPLAVQLGLDPDVLETPEGAEILAGKTVPAGADPIAMAYAGHQFGQFVPQLGDGRAVLLGEVIDKDGIRRDIQLKGSGPTPFSRRGDGRAALGPVLREYIVSEAMFALGIPTTRSLAAVVTGEHVIRETALPGAVLTRVASSHIRVGTFQFFAVRRDTDAIRRLADHVIARHYPELLGAERPYHALLGGVVARQADLVARWLLVGFIHGVMNTDNSSISGETIDYGPCAFMDAYNPAQVFSSIDEMGRYAYANQPRIALWNLTRLAECLLPLFGEEQEKAVADAQDILGAFSETFSDAYQAGLRKKIGLFTERDGDDALIQDLLDAMAKNQADFTLTFRKLGDAAGDPAADDARAQFMDPAAFDEWARRWHERTALEPQSAAERQAAMHAVNPIFIPRNHRIEAVIQAAVNDDNYAPFEELVKVLAKPFDDQPDYAAYADPPLPDQRVLQTFCGT
- the aspS gene encoding aspartate--tRNA ligase — its product is MHRYRSHTCGALRESNIGETVRLSGWVHRVRDHGGVLFIDLRDHYGLTQCVVDPDSPAFSQAEKLRSEFVVKMDGKVRRRPEGTDNDDLPTGKIEIYVTEIEVLGPAGDLPLPVFGDQEYPEDIRLKYRFLDLRREKLHQNIMTRVDITKSMRRRMEGQGFFEFNTPILTASSPEGARDFLVPSRIHPGKFYALPQAPQQYKQLLMMSGFDRYFQIAPCFRDEDPRADRLPGEFYQLDVEMSFVTQEDVFAAMEPVITGVFEEFAKGKPVTKGWRRIPFAEALRKYGSDKPDLRNPIEMQDVSEHFRGSGFKVFARMLEDPKNQVWAIPAPGGGSRAFCDRMNSWAQGEGQPGLGYIMWREGGEGAGPLANNIGAERTAAIRAQIGVKEGDAAFFVAGDPDKFWKFSGLARNKVGEELNLTDKERFELAWIVDFPMYEYNEEDKKVDFSHNPFSMPQGGLDALKGQDPLTIKAFQYDITCNGYEIASGGIRNHVPQAMVKAFEIAGYGEQEVVDRFGGMYRAFQYGAPPHGGMAAGVDRIVMLLCGTNNLREISLFPMNQQAMDLLMGAPSEPSPKQLRELHVKVNLPQK